The sequence below is a genomic window from Lycium ferocissimum isolate CSIRO_LF1 chromosome 9, AGI_CSIRO_Lferr_CH_V1, whole genome shotgun sequence.
CCGCTCTAATCTTTTGGGAACTTTTATTAAGAGATAACAACTGGCATGTACTTAATTAACACTTTGAAAACCTaagacaagaagaaaaaaaggaaaattattaGTAGAAGAAGAACTGAAGAAGATTTATAGTGACCCGAAAACATATCTCCTCCCTTGATGTTTACATTAATCATAATCAAATTATAAAAATTCATGTATTATAACACGTGTCGTGCTTTGTTTTTGTGAACATCATATACGAGTAAACTTTTTCGATTGACATCATAGAATATTGAGATAgtactattatattattattttgacatTATCACGAAACCAAGTCATGTCAATAATACAACATGCCACCATCCATAggttaaaaatattcaaaatagcaCTGCGTTGACTAATACACAACTATATATAAGACCCTAAATATTATTGCACGGCCTATATTCTTTTGCGTAGTTTTGAAGATGGCGATTACATCTAAAATAGCGATAGTTCTTGTTTTAGTACTCATGGCCGTGTGCCTCCTCTCGGATCACGTGATGGGGCGCCGACGTGGCGGGGTTAGGGGAGGAGGTAGCTCTGGAAGCAGCAGCCTTTCGTCTTCTGATTACGGGTTCTTTTGTCTCCTCATATCTTCTCTATCTTACGTCGTCTTTCTCTACTCACCATATTGAGGTCATTCAGGTCTTGCACATGATGGGCCGTGTTTGCAAACATAGTTAAGTAATTAAAAATGTGTTTTTTCTGATAAGTTAAGTTTTCAGACGAGATAGTTACATACTTCAATAATATGTTAGCCAAAGATATTATTGAAGTGTGTTAGCGTGtcaattcatattattgtatgTTAGTATTCCAAATCAAGATGGcgagtttcttttcttttcttggtttTAGTTTCTTCTCGATGTGTATATGGTCAGTGTATGTTTGATTATATGAAAACAAGTTTGTTtaacttttcttgattttccccTTCCTTTTCATTATACTTGGTCATGTgagaatttttattttgttagttGATGCAAGTTAAGAAGTGACAAGTTGATCTATTAGGTATACCTAACTCCAAATCCCAAATGACcatttcatcatatttactaATAGAGTACAAGGTATTAAGGGTCTGTTTGATATGATGGAGTCATTTTATAGTAATTGATTGGTGAgatggaaattattttttgaaagaaaatagtAAACGTTAGGACTAGtagtaataattatattagttaATTGAAGGGTGTTTTCATTAAATTTTAAGTaattcataataataataataataataataataataataataataataataataataataataataataataataataataataataatatctaaATACTAGTTAATTAGAGCAACTAATATGAAATTAAAAGTCAATGTAGTAAGAAAAATGGCTTCTACCATATGTGAGGGAAGCCATGTTAATTCCTTCTTAttgatagaaaatatttttcatagtAATCAAATACCAGAAACCGACtttatcatgaaaaatattttcttaaaaaatagcTTCAATCATATAACATACACCCTTAAATCTTAAGGGAAAAAAATCACACCCTTAATTACATAATGTTAACACAAGGTGATGAGCCCTTGATTGGGGTTAAGGTTTAGCCTGGAGCACAAAATTCTTTGCCTTAAGAGGGCTTGCTTGACAATAACTAATCTTTATGGCTTCTTGGCCAATAGGCTACCTTTGTTTAGCTCAAATAGTTTCTACACACTATTTAATTTTCGGTATGCAGAGGCGGATGCAATATGGATTCAATTGAACCAACATCTTTTATAATATAAAACACGAATGTACATATTAGGATGAATAATATTTCAATAAATATAACCCGTCCATCTAATTTCTGAATTCACCATACGAATTAGTACTATATATGTTTGATGGAAAATTAGCACGAGAATTAAAATGATGATGATCTCTGATCCAATTTTATGGCCATGCATAGTCCGTTAGATGGAGTACCTAAATTAAAGAGATTAGTCGAATCATTAATTAAAAAGGAAGATGATAGTGGGTgcatgtgtttgatatggagcaaaacattttgttttaaattttttcatatttcctTGATTTTCACTAAAAAATAAGTTCTTAAACATTAGAAAAATAACTTCCCTCGTGAAATAGAAAAATTAGATAAGTAATACTGCACGTTAGTTGTCTTCTCCCCCATCGTTACCCACCCTGGCCCGTCCCTCCAAAACACCCCCACTACCCTACCCCACCCACCCCCTTACCCACTTCCATTTCATGTATTTGTCTCATATAAAAGAATCAGGCAAGCACATTGACATTGAAGTGCTTCAAAGCTACTTTTGAACAAAGAGGTGACGAATCTACCAATTCTTGCCCTTTTGTTAGAAACAAATGGAGAAGGACAatgttcttttatttattaatccACTGTTCACTTTTATTGTTTGCATATTGTGCTGCCAAATCCATccaaaatcaaaaagaaaacaagggagATGTGCAGGCATATATCAATGACCTTGCATTCTAAAAGGGTACTAAATAATTAGGAAGtgataataattaaaatatatcaAAACCATGGgcaataataaatattttgtcaaaGTTTCTTTGCTAGCTTCGTagcaaggagaaaatatttactgGCTGGTGGAGTGTCTTGAGTTCCAGTACTTCTCAATTTCCTCTGCAGTTCTACCTGGAATTCTTCCAGCAATTAATGACCACCTATAATCACcattatgattattaattaatttatgtcTGATTAACACAAAACCCAAGACTTTAAAATTTCGAAATTcacattaaaaaaatacttGTAGTACGTACATTAGTGGTACCGTACTCTTTCCTCGTTTCAAATTACGTATCTTAGTTTAACTCGATCCGGAATTTAAATCTTGTGATGTAAATATAGAAAGTAATACTAttatgtttgaaaaaaaaacggaatagaaaagtaagacaaataaattgaaatacaaTGGTAAATACAGGAAGATTACGAAGATCAATTACCTCTCACCAACCAAGTTGAACATTTTAGTAACGAGGATTTCCTCGTCTTCTGAAAATTCAAGCTTCGAGGTTTCTTCGTTGTTGGCCTCAAATGCTAAAAACACATCATTGGAAAGAATAACATGAGATTATTaatttttctgtttttctttttctttaaaaaccacCAAAGGGGTGGTTGAATTTTATCAGtagaagggaaaaaagaaagcaTATGTTAAGAGGATTGTTGAAAAGAGAATTAAGTAAAAGAATGAACAAGTATGTGCTCTTTCTAATAGTTTGAGCTTTAGATAAGATGGTCACACACGTTAATATGATATCAGAACAAGACAGAGGTTCCGAGTTCGAATTTTATCACCACCTATTATGaaaaatgaactttaatgggtttaaCTAATGAAAAAAGTGAATGAAGCCCTTGAGGGGGTGAGCAGCGGCGGACCCAAGATTTTAAGATGGCGGGGGCACTATTATCTTAATATAAATgccaataaaaaaatttaatgaagACTGAGGGATAATGCTGTGTCGGATCGGTCATTAATAGCGTAGCAGTGGcgaaaatacaagtatataggtcaaatatgtgtaataaataaaatttaatacaGTGAAGCAAATTAAAGAGATAGCTCAAATGGCTAAACAAGGCTGTAAATACGCAAATGATGATGTAGTTCAATCTGGTGAGCTCATTTAACGCttattgttttcctaaaaataggctcaaaaaaataattaaaagtgacaTTTGGGTTAGATCAGGATTGACATGTAAAGGAAGCAACAGTTGCAATCAACGTGCCCCAAAGACACTTTCGTTTGTTAGAGtgcacaattaaatatatactaatttctcaaggtatataaacatatatatacataattttttccgAAAGATCAACCTTCCACATGGATCCGCCTCTGGGGGTGAGCGTGTTGAAGAGATAACtaaataaatgaatgaataaaatatgcTCTATCTAATAGTTTAAGATTTCAGAGAGGTCATAACTCACACACTTTATTAACAAAGATATGCATAtccttgaaaaatatttatattaggAGTATCATGCGGAGTTAAAATGTACTGCAGAATAGTTACTTCCGAAATTTAACCAGCAACGTTATACTCGGGCGATAAGATTCATATTCGTTTTTGGGTCCCACTAAGATTCATATTCTGGATACAGCAGGATCACTAATTAAAgtaatatcaaaatcaaagatcTAAACAAAAGAACATTAAATATCTTAAGTGAAACTTTTAGTTGTGCCACTACCTGCGTCCCACTTTTTGTCTAAGAGGTTACGAGTGAGAATCAAATCACATATTTTCAATGTGATTTTGAGGATggattcttcaattttttaaaataaaataaaattacagaTTTGAAAATACTTAAAAAGTACGATAagttaatataattaaaaattaaaatgtttaAAAAGAGGTCAAGAAAATTGTAGTAACACTAAAGTACCAAACACTCATATTTATAGTGTCACATATAATAGTAGAAAGGGAGTATTTAAGATGAGATCAATTTAGAAGCAATTATTTATTAGTTTTAAATAAAGCAGATAGAATTTCATCGGTCTAATTTAGACCCTTGACATGGATATTGACTATATCGGACAAACGTATCAACATAAAGTATAAGGAATACGAAAAGTTACCGGCTGATGAGTCCTTAAAGGATTTATCTGATGTGCTTGAACAGTCCAAATCAGCCATTAGAGATGGAAGTattaaatatttaaagacaGTATCAATGAAGAGCTAAAGAAGAATAGTTAGAAGCAAAGTATATATGGAGGAAAAACACTGGATGAAGCCAGTGTTTATAATTAAGAGATAGACAAAAGAATATCATCTCAAGGACAAAGGGCCTCGTGGCTATGATTTTGGGAAGCGAACGACAGACTGGGTGTTGAGAAAAGATCCAAAATAAGAAGAATGGTAGTTGACAAAAAGGTTCATGTGGTCCAATGGCGGGGGTAGTtgggaagttttttttttcaccaataCAACCTTTTAGGAGTAGGTATTATCTAGTTTCTCTATCAATTCACACCATCCTGTTATTCATGGCAAAAATTAGGGAAAAGGTTCAaatttttgagatttttaaaaaaaaattcttttaggGAAAAGGTTAGATTTGTCCttgcaattataaaaaaaagggactaaattgcaaaattttatttataccCTTCAAGTgcttttttgcaaaaaaaaaaaaaaaaaaaaaaaaaaaaaaaaccgacataCTCGGCCGGTTGGTAATTTGGTTGGTTCTCTTAAATGAGTCGATTGAAAATTTGACCAGTAAACCGATCGAATCGGCTGGTTTTTTTAGTTTCCCGAAATTTGGTACTAAAATAATCGACCAAAATCGGTCggctttttaaaaattatattggGATTAAACCGATCGGACTGACCGATATTTCGATCGGTCCAAACGTCAGTCAGTTTCTAAATTGATTTTAGGCGTGCTTTTAGTATATCTTCGATCCTACGTgaaatcaaatcaattaagtGAACATAAAAATTCAGAAAGATTCTACCCGTTGAAACTTTGTTTTCCCTAATTTCGAAATACAACAATAGACTTGCCATTATAGTACAGGAAAATTGACTAACGATTAACTATTAAGACTAATCCCATCATTAACGCATAATTTAGGGACAAATTGGATGATTTTGCACAGTTTTAGGCCAAATTTGGACCAATTGGAATGAATCaaagttttaagaatctaaCGTGGAGCTCTGTCGAGGCAATGTAGGGTTGGCGCTATAGATTTTTTTGGACCGTCATAACACctgaaaactcaaaaaaataaagggagaaACAGtcgttattaaaaataaaatctgaaAAAGTCTAAATATGCCCTTGTACTATGCAAAATTGAATAGATTTTCCCTCTGTTAATACTTCAGTTTACACATGCTCTTATCGTCGAATACTTAGTCCCAGTatgttattattttaaattgttcTCCACTTAAcctaattaataaattaattagttATTTAGCACAAGATCTTGATCCATATCCATTCTAAGAGACCTAGACTTATCTAATCTGAGACCTAGACTTATCCGGCCCCATATGAAGGGCATATTTGGCCCATTAAAAAGTGTGTTTTggtcttttatttttgcatATTAATTTATAcgatattattttaattaaaaaaattgcttCAATTAAAATCTACTAAGATAGAAACTACTTTAACTTTAGAGTTTGAGTGGTTAAATTCAAACATTTTGTCTCGTAGCAAAGAAATGGAGAATGTGGAAATTACACACTGCATGCCTATATGCAGGTCCCACGAAGATATATTTCAACTTCTTCGGTATTTTGTCTTATTAAttactccttctgtttaaaaaagaaagataaacaaaaagaaagagagagagttgAAAGTGTAATGACCAAATCTTCTAATTTTCAGTCTTAATTTGTGATTATTGATGGGACTCTTAGTatggaaaatagaacatgtaTGAACGATTATGAGAAACAAAATTTGTCGTGGCTTTCGCCGAAGCACAGTAATTATGTAGTATTAATAATTGGGGAAAGAACATCGCTGATCctaaaaaacaaaacaattatCTGTCTTACTCCCTTACTTTCATGCCCTCAAATTATTTATTCGAAATGCccccaaacttataataccaatatgatatatataaatatactgagatggtatcatgttcAGTTATTCAAAAGACACaagtttttctcaaaaaaatctCTATGATATCATCATCTTGTATACAAATATTGTGATGGTTTATTGCTTCAA
It includes:
- the LOC132031118 gene encoding transcription factor CPC-like codes for the protein MADLDCSSTSDKSFKDSSAAFEANNEETSKLEFSEDEEILVTKMFNLVGERWSLIAGRIPGRTAEEIEKYWNSRHSTSQ